A section of the Primulina eburnea isolate SZY01 chromosome 1, ASM2296580v1, whole genome shotgun sequence genome encodes:
- the LOC140808689 gene encoding two-component response regulator ARR14-like: MAMWDFGGVWGNEGISNPMASFHAMVHEIHVLVVDHETESLMNTAKMLEMCSYRVTFVELASAAISMISSGKAKFDIVMANVNSPDLHGFKLLQLSVNMDLPVILMSADDNAFMAMKALENGAFLFIKKPATLEILRCLWQYVLREKTRMVREKERLPEAAAAAAGNYKVRGMEIYNGEDYNGHNYNYGGNNGSMMMMNNKGKLGKKLMGQKGSCREDGFYGPENHMLGVNKVRRKVCTEWTQDLHAKFMDAVRTLGEGRCFPKEILDLMNTPGLTRMQVASHLQKCRNDNWRSPDERKSQQNSPQASSDLNMSNYKPRRFGSMPLLAKQESEPRSSSETETPDKAENGKMGLPPAAYEHPPQPGLNGKSHGSRRHPSDDFFSFTDMDCLMQNFSGVPQGPVMNPQTLGAGSYHLNQVYPQQNSVVPGMDGRCHWNSAATNFESDGSETKDNENN, translated from the exons ATGGCTATGTGGGATTTTGGTGGCGTTTGGGGAAATGAAGGAATAAGCAATCCGATGGCTTCATTCCATGCAATGGTGCATGAGATTCATGTGTTGGTTGTGGATCATGAGACTGAATCACTAATGAACACTGCTAAGATGCTGGAAATGTGCTCATACCGAG TTACTTTTGTTGAACTTGCTTCTGCTGCTATATCAATGATCTCAAGCGGAAAGGCCAAATTCGACATTGTGATGGCTAATGTCAACTCGCCAGACCTGCATGGATTCAAGCTTCTCCAACTCTCTGTCAACATGGATTTACCAGTCATTT TAATGTCGGCGGACGATAACGCGTTCATGGCCATGAAAGCTCTGGAGAATGGTGCCTTCCTTTTCATCAAAAAACCTGCAACACTTGAGATCCTGAGGTGCCTGTGGCAATATGTTCTCAGGGAAAAAACCCGAATGGTTCGTGAAAAAGAGAGACTTCCggaagcagcagcagcagccgcGGGTAATTACAAAGTACGAGGCATGGAAATCTATAACGGAGAAGATTACAACGGTCATAACTATAACTATGGAGGCAACAATGGCAGCATGATGATGATGAACAATAAGGGTAAATTAGGCAAGAAGTTAATGGGGCAAAAGGGTAGTTGCCGTGAGGATGGCTTTTACGGTCCGGAGAATCATATGCTTGGGGTTAATAAGGTTAGGAGAAAGGTGTGTACGGAGTGGACTCAGGATCTTCATGCGAAGTTTATGGATGCTGTTAGGACACTTGGTGAAGGAA GATGCTTCCCGAAAGAGATTCTTGATCTAATGAATACACCTGGATTGACAAGAATGCAAGTTGCTAGTCATCTCCAG AAATGTCGGAATGACAATTGGCGATCACCGGATGAAAGGAAATCCCAACAAAACTCCCCTCAAGCGTCTTCTGATCTCAATATGTCCAACTACAAGCCAAGGCGATTTGGGTCGATGCCCCTGTTGGCTAAGCAAGAATCTGAACCAAGATCGAGCTCTGAAACCGAGACCCCGGATAAGGCTGAGAATGGAAAAATGGGGCTTCCGCCAGCAGCATACGAGCATCCACCGCAGCCCGGCCTGAATGGCAAATCCCATGGCAGCAGGAGGCATCCATCTGATGACTTCTTTAGCTTTACAGATATGGATTGCTTGATGCAGAACTTCTCTGGCGTGCCACAAGGACCTGTGATGAATCCTCAGACTTTGGGGGCAGGCTCATATCACTTGAACCAAGTTTACCCACAGCAG AATTCAGTTGTTCCAGGCATGGATGGAAGATGCCATTGGAATTCAGCGGCGACAAACTTCGAGAGTGACGGCTCAGAAACAAAAGACAATGAGAATAACTAG
- the LOC140832467 gene encoding uncharacterized protein, translating into MESPLLTLFVASLGLFFCYFTIIVESQQFLNPPPGISPPPPPPPPPPSPPPPPPPSPPPPPPPPPPPPPPPPFSSSPPPPFQSPPPPSPSPHPPNSPPNATLEHTNHHKSHRNLRPPQRKKNLNTGEKIGLMFVVVAGILQVCVVAFLLVSRRQLLKAEKGY; encoded by the coding sequence ATGGAGTCCCCATTGTTGACTTTGTTTGTTGCGTCTTTGGGGCTTTTCTTTTGTTATTTTACCATCATTGTGGAATCTCAACAGTTTCTGAATCCCCCGCCGGGAATTTCTCcgccacctccacctccacctcctccTCCATCACCGccgcctccacctccacctTCTCCCccgcctccacctccacctccaccaccgccTCCACCACCGCCTCCCTTTTCATCTTCTCCTCCACCGCCATTTCAATCACCACCACCTCCTTCGCCATCTCCTCATCCTCCTAACTCGCCACCCAATGCAACCTTGGAACATACCAACCACCATAAATCCCATAGGAACTTGAGACCGCCTCAGAGGAAAAAGAATCTCAACACGGGGGAGAAAATTGGGTTGATGTTTGTAGTGGTTGCAGGAATCCTGCAAGTGTGTGTGGTGGCATTCTTGTTGGTCAGTAGAAGGCAACTTTTGAAGGCCGAAAAGGGCTATTGA